The following are encoded in a window of Kitasatospora sp. NBC_01250 genomic DNA:
- a CDS encoding histidine phosphatase family protein encodes MPELSTILNGHPRQEPPVALPSVLIATRHGESTANVEFQLAEANGALAVPITCRDADIPLSMHGQSQAQALGRWWAGLPGADRPRSVWCSPYVRTTETARIALAQAAGLGAVPVGLPVRYDERLRDRELGVLEMLTAAAIDKRHPEEAARRRKMGELYYRPPGGESWADVALRVRDCLRDLCAAHTGRPVLVVAHDNVVLMLRYVLERLTEAELLALEPVRNCSVSTWRSAGGELHPEQWNAVGHLAAEGATHS; translated from the coding sequence ATGCCAGAGCTGAGCACCATCCTCAACGGACATCCGCGCCAGGAGCCCCCCGTCGCGCTGCCGTCCGTCCTGATCGCCACCCGGCACGGCGAGAGCACCGCCAACGTCGAGTTCCAGCTGGCCGAGGCGAACGGCGCACTGGCCGTGCCGATCACCTGCCGCGACGCCGACATACCGCTCTCCATGCACGGACAGTCGCAGGCCCAGGCGCTGGGCCGGTGGTGGGCCGGGCTGCCCGGCGCCGACCGGCCGCGCTCCGTCTGGTGCTCCCCCTACGTGCGCACCACCGAGACGGCGCGGATCGCGCTCGCCCAGGCGGCCGGGCTCGGCGCGGTCCCGGTGGGCCTGCCGGTCCGCTACGACGAGCGGCTGCGCGACCGGGAGCTGGGCGTCCTGGAGATGCTCACGGCCGCCGCGATCGACAAGCGGCACCCCGAGGAGGCCGCCCGCCGGCGCAAGATGGGTGAGCTGTACTACCGTCCGCCCGGCGGCGAGAGCTGGGCGGACGTCGCACTGCGGGTCCGCGACTGCCTGCGCGACCTGTGCGCCGCGCACACCGGGCGCCCGGTGCTGGTGGTGGCGCACGACAACGTGGTGCTGATGCTGCGCTACGTGCTGGAGCGGCTCACCGAGGCGGAGCTGCTGGCCCTCGAACCGGTGCGCAACTGCTCGGTGAGCACCTGGCGTTCGGCCGGCGGCGAGCTGCACCCCGAGCAGTGGAACGCGGTCGGGCATTTGGCGGCCGAAGGGGCCACACACAGCTGA
- the mctP gene encoding monocarboxylate uptake permease MctP: MNHGVNTVALLVFVLFFLLVTVMGFLASRWRQAGSAQHLDEWGLGGRSFGTWITWFLLGGDLYTAYTFIAVPAAVYGAGAAGFFAVPYTIIAYPLVFLFLPRLWSVARVHGYVTPADFVRGRYGSRALSLAVALTGILATMPYIALQLVGIQAVLDTLGVGGGANANWFVKDLPLFIAFAVLAAYTYSSGLRAPALIAFVKDTLVYIVIIVAVIYLPMRLGGYGHIFDVAAKKMSTVNPATHQPTGAMVSGPKAQWAYATLALGSALALFMYPHTVTGVLAAKSRNTVRRNMAILPAYSLMLGLLALLGFLAIAAGVGKGVKGYNPQLAVPQLFAGLFPDWFTGVAFAAIGIGALVPAAIMSIAAANLFTRNIYKEFLRPEATPEQETKVAKLVSLLVKVGALVFVLGMDKQLAINLQLLGGIWILQTFVSVVSGLFTRWFHRWALLAGWLVGMVYGTWKAYGIASPATKHFGGSNATIPGIGEIGYIGLTAFVLNLLIAVVLTLVFRAAGTPDGVDETSPADYSAEEGDPELAGAPLPVAAH, encoded by the coding sequence ATGAACCACGGCGTCAACACCGTTGCCCTGCTGGTGTTCGTGCTCTTCTTCCTGCTGGTCACGGTGATGGGCTTCCTGGCCTCCCGCTGGCGGCAGGCGGGCAGCGCGCAGCACCTGGACGAGTGGGGCCTGGGCGGCCGCAGCTTCGGGACCTGGATCACCTGGTTCCTGCTCGGCGGCGACCTCTACACCGCGTACACCTTCATCGCGGTGCCCGCGGCGGTCTACGGCGCGGGGGCGGCGGGCTTCTTCGCGGTGCCGTACACGATCATCGCCTACCCGCTGGTGTTCCTCTTCCTGCCGCGGCTGTGGTCGGTGGCCCGGGTGCACGGCTACGTCACCCCCGCCGACTTCGTGCGCGGCCGGTACGGCTCGCGGGCGCTGTCGCTGGCCGTGGCGCTGACCGGGATCCTGGCCACCATGCCGTACATCGCGCTGCAACTGGTCGGCATCCAGGCGGTGCTCGACACCCTCGGGGTGGGCGGCGGGGCGAACGCCAACTGGTTCGTCAAGGACCTGCCGCTCTTCATCGCCTTCGCGGTGCTGGCCGCCTACACCTACTCCTCCGGGCTGCGCGCGCCCGCACTGATCGCCTTCGTCAAGGACACCCTGGTCTACATCGTGATCATCGTCGCGGTGATCTACCTGCCGATGCGCCTGGGCGGCTACGGCCACATCTTCGACGTGGCCGCCAAGAAGATGAGCACCGTCAACCCGGCCACCCACCAGCCGACGGGCGCGATGGTCAGCGGCCCGAAGGCGCAGTGGGCGTACGCGACCCTGGCGCTCGGCTCGGCGCTCGCGCTCTTCATGTACCCGCACACCGTCACCGGCGTGCTGGCCGCCAAGTCGCGCAACACCGTGCGCCGCAACATGGCCATCCTGCCCGCCTACTCGCTGATGCTCGGGCTGCTGGCGCTGCTCGGCTTCCTGGCCATCGCGGCCGGGGTGGGCAAGGGCGTCAAGGGCTACAACCCGCAGCTGGCGGTGCCGCAGCTGTTCGCCGGCCTGTTCCCGGACTGGTTCACGGGCGTGGCCTTCGCGGCGATCGGGATCGGCGCACTGGTGCCGGCCGCCATCATGTCGATCGCGGCGGCCAACCTGTTCACCCGCAACATCTACAAGGAGTTCCTGCGCCCCGAGGCCACCCCCGAGCAGGAGACCAAGGTGGCCAAGCTGGTCTCGCTGCTGGTCAAGGTCGGTGCGCTGGTCTTCGTGCTCGGCATGGACAAGCAGCTGGCGATCAACCTGCAACTCCTCGGCGGCATCTGGATCCTGCAGACCTTCGTCTCGGTGGTCAGCGGGCTGTTCACCCGGTGGTTCCACCGCTGGGCGCTGCTGGCCGGCTGGCTGGTCGGCATGGTCTACGGCACCTGGAAGGCCTACGGGATCGCCTCGCCCGCCACCAAGCACTTCGGCGGCAGCAACGCCACGATCCCCGGCATCGGCGAGATCGGCTACATCGGCCTGACCGCCTTCGTGCTCAACCTGCTGATCGCGGTGGTGCTCACGCTGGTCTTCCGGGCGGCCGGGACCCCTGACGGCGTGGACGAGACCTCCCCGGCGGACTACAGCGCGGAGGAGGGCGACCCCGAGCTTGCCGGTGCGCCCCTGCCGGTGGCAGCGCATTAA
- a CDS encoding DUF3311 domain-containing protein, whose product MSNETDAPPAPPGQLPVVTPARVLAGVSLAVPVVALLWVSSYASLTPRLGGVPFFYWYQILWIPVSALFTTAAYLLLNHDARRRKDLRGGASR is encoded by the coding sequence ATGTCCAACGAAACCGACGCTCCGCCGGCGCCCCCGGGGCAGCTGCCGGTCGTCACCCCCGCCCGCGTCCTGGCGGGGGTGAGCCTGGCCGTCCCGGTCGTCGCGCTGCTGTGGGTCTCCTCCTACGCGTCGCTGACGCCCAGGCTCGGCGGAGTGCCGTTCTTCTACTGGTACCAGATCCTCTGGATCCCGGTCTCGGCCCTCTTCACCACCGCCGCCTACCTGCTGCTGAACCACGACGCGCGCCGGCGCAAGGACCTGCGAGGAGGTGCGTCGCGATGA
- a CDS encoding ArsR/SmtB family transcription factor: MSDDPSADRPAAAPTASGNAFPAVPEGTVKLTTDEQLRAINNVTRHRILGLLRDGPATITQVAQQLELAKGSSSYHLRLLERAGLVEVVSTNKVRGVTERYYGRTSRGIELPDPAPGEPDILMRHMVADLEAAPPGPRAVSLTHLRLSEAAYEEFTARLTALVREMRAAGDPAEPDATLAIAFFRPGEPT; this comes from the coding sequence ATGAGCGACGACCCCAGCGCCGACCGGCCCGCCGCAGCGCCCACCGCGTCCGGGAACGCCTTCCCCGCCGTGCCCGAGGGCACGGTGAAGCTGACCACCGACGAACAGCTGCGCGCGATCAACAACGTGACGCGCCATCGGATCCTCGGGCTGCTGCGGGACGGACCGGCCACGATCACCCAGGTGGCCCAGCAGCTGGAGCTGGCCAAGGGCAGTTCCAGCTACCACCTGCGGCTGCTGGAGCGGGCGGGCCTGGTCGAGGTGGTCAGCACCAACAAGGTGCGCGGTGTCACCGAGCGGTACTACGGCCGCACCTCGCGCGGCATCGAGCTGCCCGACCCCGCACCCGGCGAACCGGACATCCTGATGCGCCACATGGTCGCCGACCTGGAGGCCGCGCCGCCCGGGCCGCGCGCGGTCTCGCTCACCCACCTGCGGCTCAGCGAGGCGGCCTACGAGGAGTTCACCGCCCGCCTCACCGCGCTCGTCCGGGAGATGCGCGCCGCCGGCGACCCCGCCGAGCCGGACGCCACTCTTGCCATTGCCTTCTTCAGACCGGGGGAACCGACATGA